The segment GTCTAAGGtaatgttatacagtaacatcactatagTAATGTCTAAGGtaatgttatacagtaacatcactatagtgatgtctaaggtaatgttatacagtaacatgactATGGTGATGTCTAAGGtaatgttatacagtaacatggtgatgtctaaggtaatgttatacagtaacatcactatggtgatgtctaaggtaatgttatacagtaacatcactatagTAATGTCTAAGGtaatgttatacagtaacatcactatagtgatgtctaaggtaatgttatacagtaacatcactatagtgatgtctaaggtaatgttatacagtaacatcactatagTAATGTCTAAGGtaatgttatacagtaacatcactatagtgatgtctaaggtaatgttatacagtaacatcactatgGTGATGTCTAAGGTAATGTTATTCAGTAGCAGGACTATGGTGATGTCTAAGGTAATGTTATTCAGTAGCAGGACTATGGTGATGTCTAAGGtaatgttatacagtaacatcactatgGTGATGTCTAAGGTAATGTTATTCAGTAGCAGGACTATGGTGATGTTTAGGGTACCTCCATTCCCTCCTCAGGTGTGATGCCTAAGCATGGGCTGGACGTAACGGCCTGCGAGGTGTTTCGCTTCTACAAGCTGGTGACGCTGAAGGGGCTGATCGAGCCCATCTCCATGATAGTACCAAGGAGGGTCAGTGTCAGTAGGGATGCCCTTCTCCCTCTCACTTCATATTGCAGTGTTTCTCGATTCATTACTGGAAAGACCTGCACTAACACATCACATCTTTGTTACAGACCTGCACTAACACATCTCATTCATCTTATCCAGGGCAGTTGAATCAGATGAAATGTTGAATCAGTGCAGGGTCGGAACAAACATGTGCACCCTTGGGAATAAACAGAGATCTGAAAGTATTGGAACAtgctctcagtctgtctctcctgGTGTTGCAGTCAGAGACGTACCAGGAGGACATCTATCCAATGACGGCAGGGACCGAGCCTGCCCTCTCAGCCAATGACTGGTTGAGTGGTATCAACCGAGGTACAGTGCATGCCACATGTATCTGTAGTTTGAATATTCAGTACACCTTATGATATAGTCCTAGTCGTGGGAGAGGAAATGTTTACATcaatatatagtgtgtgtgtgta is part of the Oncorhynchus masou masou isolate Uvic2021 unplaced genomic scaffold, UVic_Omas_1.1 unplaced_scaffold_17220, whole genome shotgun sequence genome and harbors:
- the LOC135532093 gene encoding coronin-2B-like — translated: MPKHGLDVTACEVFRFYKLVTLKGLIEPISMIVPRRSETYQEDIYPMTAGTEPALSANDWLSGINRDPVLMSLKKGYQKPNQLVFKAPVKEKKGVVVNGIDLLENVPPRTENEVCSSDNCRW